A window of the Candidatus Eisenbacteria bacterium genome harbors these coding sequences:
- a CDS encoding tetratricopeptide repeat protein gives MCVAALLAAGFLASSRAEPAEQEPDSLSFAIASIQAEIRANPRDGSVRVRLAEAYKIRENYAAARAEAEAAFKLGLDGVDSSRAGLLLAEVALKQGRTREARTRLASLASRGDASPAALAYLAQLRWDDHQREAAVTLAAEALGRGETMPEERRWLAERWKDVGRPDMALHLRRSLAARGDATEEDLFQVGLLSQQLGRGEEAFEVYSRLLERRPLHPQANYNLSLLCLAVGDTVGATRHLERAIQGDPGLHRSYMDLAMLYMGTRRLADARRVLTLFKGEIGRDSLLAAEVEEILKSLGSGSGAR, from the coding sequence TTGTGCGTTGCGGCCCTCCTCGCCGCGGGATTCCTCGCGAGTTCCCGGGCCGAACCCGCAGAGCAGGAACCCGACTCGCTCTCCTTCGCGATCGCATCGATACAGGCTGAGATCCGCGCGAATCCTCGCGACGGCTCCGTGAGGGTGAGGCTCGCGGAAGCCTACAAGATTCGGGAGAACTACGCCGCGGCCCGAGCGGAGGCCGAGGCCGCCTTCAAGTTGGGCCTCGATGGCGTCGATTCTTCTAGGGCGGGGCTCCTGCTCGCGGAGGTCGCGCTGAAACAGGGGAGGACGCGCGAGGCGCGCACGCGGCTCGCCTCCCTCGCATCGAGGGGCGACGCCTCCCCCGCGGCGCTCGCCTACCTCGCGCAGCTTCGATGGGACGACCATCAGAGGGAGGCCGCCGTCACGCTGGCGGCCGAGGCGCTCGGCAGGGGCGAGACGATGCCGGAGGAGAGACGGTGGCTCGCGGAACGATGGAAAGACGTGGGTCGGCCCGACATGGCCCTTCATCTGAGGCGCAGCCTCGCGGCGCGGGGAGATGCGACCGAGGAAGATCTCTTCCAGGTGGGTCTCCTCAGCCAGCAGCTGGGGCGAGGCGAGGAGGCGTTCGAGGTCTATTCGCGGTTGCTCGAACGGCGGCCGCTTCATCCACAGGCCAACTACAATCTCTCCCTCCTGTGCCTCGCGGTCGGGGATACGGTCGGCGCGACGCGGCACCTGGAGCGGGCGATTCAAGGCGATCCGGGCCTTCATCGATCCTACATGGATCTCGCCATGCTCTACATGGGGACGCGGAGGCTCGCCGATGCCCGGCGCGTCCTCACCCTCTTCAAGGGGGAGATCGGCCGCGACTCGCTCCTCGCGGCGGAGGTCGAGGAGATACTCAAGAGCCTCGGCTCCGGATCCGGGGCGAGGTAG
- a CDS encoding PDZ domain-containing protein → MRVARRNEPMNNLVSARSRRCRSRRPFRITVTLLPIVCALAVLPAASSAAARGWLGVSVQDVTESLREAMDLGAAAGALVSDVAPDSPAERAGIRAGDVIVRVEKSPVETSADLVGYLRGKEEGERVDVLIQRGGAEEVVRVTLGPAPGRSEKEKKPDRRLPMPDLPDIVKPLGGSPTLGVRVQSLDRHLAPYFDVEPDEGLLILGVVPGSPAEQSGLLPGDVILELNGERVATVEDLRARLHRLSGGDDFNASIIRKGQREEVRGRIERGWEHPQRPGLARPRLERQRSRDSRILDRAERRMERELDRLREQIRRLERRLERMERR, encoded by the coding sequence ATGCGGGTGGCAAGGAGGAACGAACCGATGAACAACCTCGTTTCCGCCCGGTCGAGACGATGCCGGTCGCGTCGTCCATTTCGAATCACCGTCACACTCCTCCCCATCGTCTGCGCTCTGGCTGTCCTTCCCGCCGCCTCCTCCGCCGCCGCACGGGGCTGGCTGGGCGTCTCCGTGCAGGATGTCACGGAGTCGCTGCGCGAGGCCATGGATCTCGGGGCCGCCGCCGGGGCGCTGGTGAGCGACGTCGCCCCGGACAGCCCCGCCGAACGGGCCGGCATCCGCGCGGGGGATGTCATCGTACGCGTCGAGAAGAGCCCCGTCGAGACCTCAGCGGATCTAGTCGGCTACCTCCGCGGCAAGGAGGAGGGCGAGCGTGTCGACGTCTTGATCCAGAGGGGAGGGGCGGAGGAGGTCGTCCGCGTGACTCTGGGACCCGCCCCCGGGCGATCGGAGAAGGAGAAGAAGCCCGACCGCAGGCTGCCGATGCCTGATCTGCCCGATATCGTCAAACCCCTCGGGGGAAGCCCGACGCTCGGGGTCCGAGTCCAGAGCCTGGACAGGCACCTGGCCCCCTACTTCGATGTCGAGCCGGATGAGGGCCTCCTCATCCTCGGCGTCGTCCCCGGGAGTCCCGCCGAGCAGTCCGGCCTCCTGCCGGGAGACGTGATCCTCGAGCTCAACGGCGAGCGGGTCGCGACGGTCGAGGACCTTCGGGCGCGCCTCCACCGCCTCTCCGGCGGCGACGACTTTAACGCATCGATCATCCGAAAGGGCCAACGCGAGGAGGTGCGAGGACGGATCGAGCGCGGCTGGGAGCATCCGCAGCGCCCCGGTTTGGCCCGCCCCCGCCTCGAGCGGCAACGATCGAGGGACTCACGCATCCTCGATCGCGCCGAGCGTCGGATGGAGAGAGAGCTGGACAGGCTTCGCGAGCAGATCCGGAGACTCGAGAGGCGGCTGGAGAGAATGGAGAGGCGCTAG